Proteins encoded within one genomic window of Bos indicus x Bos taurus breed Angus x Brahman F1 hybrid chromosome 18, Bos_hybrid_MaternalHap_v2.0, whole genome shotgun sequence:
- the LOC113875602 gene encoding LOW QUALITY PROTEIN: vomeronasal type-1 receptor 4-like (The sequence of the model RefSeq protein was modified relative to this genomic sequence to represent the inferred CDS: inserted 1 base in 1 codon): protein MAGSFFTIGMIILTQTMIGILGNFSLLCSYIILHVMGYRLRSTDLILKHPIVANSLVLLCKGVPETMAIFGWKQIRSDFGCKLLFFLHRVGRGVSIGSICLLSVFQVITISPWNSRWATLKVTAPKYVVLSLFLCWILQMLVNVIFPIYITGKWSDKNITKERDFGYCSSILTDKAKDTSYAALLSFPDVLCLGLTLWASSSMVLILYRHKQQVQHIRRTDASSRSSPESRATKTIVLLGSTFVYFYIVSFIFQVXLALFDQPSRFLVDISVIIAACFPTVSPFLLMSHNSGVQRLYFAWIRNAKSLLL, encoded by the exons ATGGCCGGCAGCTTTTTCACAATAGGCATGATCATCTTAACACAAACCATGATTGGAATCCTGGGGAATTTCTCACTCCTTTGCAGTTATATCATCCTTCACGTCATGGGTTACAGGTTAAGGTCCACAGATTTGATCCTTAAGCACCCGATTGTGGCCAACTCCTTGGTCCTCCTCTGTAAAGGGGTCCCCGAGACAATGGCAATCTTTGGGTGGAAGCagatccgcagtgattttggctgcaaacttctcttctttctgcacAGAGTAGGTAGGGGAGTGTCCATCGGCAGCATCTGCCTCTTGAGTGTCTTTCAGGTGATCACAATCAGTCCCTGGAACTCCAGATGGGCAACGCTGAAAGTAACAGCTCCCAAGTACGtggttctctctcttttcctgtgCTGGATCCTGCAAATGTTGGTAAATGTCATTTTTCCCATCTATATAACTGGCAAATGGAGTGACAAAAACATTACAAAGGAAAGAGACTTTGGTTACTGTTCTTCTATTCTTACTGACAAAGCTAAAGATACCTCGTATGCAGCATTGCTGTCGTTCCCTGATGTTTTATGTTTGGGGCTCACGCTCTGGGCCAGCAGCTCCATGGTTCTCATCCTGTACAGACATAAGCAGCAGGTCCAACACATTCGTAGGACTGACGcctcctccaggtcctccccTGAGTCCAGAGCTACTAAAACCATCGTTCTCCTGGGGAGCACCTTTGTCTACTTTTATATTGTTTCCTTCATCTTTCAAG CTTTGGCTCTTTTTGATCAACCCAGCCGGTTCCTTGTGGACATCTCTGTAATCATTGCAGCGTGCTTCCCTACTGTCAGCCCCTTTCTGCTCATGAGCCATAACTCCGGTGTACAAAGGCTCTACTTTGCTTGGATAAGGAATGCAAAGTCCTTACTATTATGA
- the LOC113875601 gene encoding vomeronasal type-1 receptor 4-like — protein MASIDLTIGVIFLMQTVVGVLGNFSLLCHHFILHFTGSRLRSTDLILKHLIVANSLVLLCKGVPQTMAVFGWKRIHSDFGCKLLFFLHRVGRGVSIGSICLLSVFQVITISPWNSRCAVLKVKAPKYIVPSIFLCWILQMLVNFIFPLRINGKWNDKNNTNKKDFGYCSSIHHDKIQQSLSAALLSLPDVLCLGLMLWASSFMVFILYRHKHRVQHIRRADTPTKFSPESRATKTILLLVSTFVYFYTLSSIFQLMMALFDYPSWFLVNITVILALCVPTVSPFLLMSCDCNVHRLYFAWIRNTKSPTIMRNV, from the coding sequence ATGGCCAGCATTGATTTGACAATAGGCGTTATCTTCTTAATGCAGACGGTGGTTGGAGTCCTGGGGAATTTCTCACTCCTTTGCCATCATTTCATCCTTCACTTCACTGGCTCCAGGTTAAGGTCCACGGATTTGATCCTTAAGCACCTGATTGTGGCCAACTCCTTGGTCCTCCTCTGTAAAGGGGTCCCTCAGACAATGGCAGTCTTTGGGTGGAAGcgtatccacagtgattttggctgcaaacttctcttctttctgcacAGAGTAGGGAGGGGAGTGTCCATCGGTAGCATCTGCCTCTTGAGTGTCTTTCAGGTGATCACGATCAGTCCGTGGAACTCCAGGTGTGCAGTGCTGAAAGTTAAAGCTCCTAAGTACATCGTTCCCTCTATTTTCCTGTGTTGGATCCTGCAAATGCTGgtaaatttcatttttcctctacGTATAAATGGCAAATGGAAcgacaaaaacaacacaaacaagAAGGATTTTGGATACTGTTCTTCTATTCATCATGACAAAATCCAACAGTCATTGTCTGCAGCATTGCTATCACTCCCTGATGTTCTATGTTTGGGGCTCATGCTCTGGGCCAGCAGCTTCATGGTTTTCATCCTGTACAGACATAAGCATCGTGTCCAACACATTCGTAGGGCTGATACCCCCACCAAATTCTCCCCTGAGTCCAGAGCTACCAAAACCATTCTTCTCCTGGTGAGCACGTTTGTCTATTTTTATACTCTTTCCTCCATTTTTCAACTCATGATGGCTCTTTTTGATTATCCCAGCTGGTTCCTTGTGAACATCACTGTAATCTTGGCTTTGTGTGTCCCAACTGTCAGTCCCTTTCTGCTCATGAGCTGTGACTGTAATGTACACAGGCTCTATTTTGCCTGGATAAGGAATacaaagtcccctactattatgaGAAATGTGTGA